gtctcttgtgagacggtctcatgaatttttgtctatgagacgagtcaaacctaccgatattcacaataaaaagtaatattttttcatgtatgacccaattaagagatctgtatcacaaaatacgacccgtgagaccgtctcacacaagtttttgctttaaagAGGAAAATAATTATTCGAAAAACAAAGTTTACCAACATAACTTCTAATTTCATCCATATTCACtcgttttaaaaaaatgattgcacattttctaacaaataGTTAATAacgatataatattttttttttaaaaaaaaagctaaATATAGAAACTAAATTTTATATTCGGACaaccaaaacaagaaaaaactTGATGAAGTATCAATTATCTCGGACACTGTATTCTTGCCAAGAAAATGAATGATGCATTGATACCGACAATCGATATAAATCATTTATTGATTTCgagaatttaattttcaataaatcaaagTGTGCCCATGCACGTATAAGAAGATAATCATGTTGTCGCCTGTGAATGGCCAAATCTccgtttaaaatctttaattaattataagttTCACCAATTTAGGTAACGAGGGGTATCTTATTCAAGGCTTCGGTTTGTCTATTTTTCTTCCAATTAATGAGTGTGAATAATGAgaaatcattaattataatgtctcctttaaatgttttttatttaacaaaatttatgtCACGGTCTAATTAGATATTAGTGTAAGGTgccaaaaaacttgttattttcatACATAggttgaaaattattttaaaattttttttgacaatacatatatattctttatctaaatatttaatatatatcatgAGACGAGACTAATGACGAATATATTGTAAATCGTTCTAACGACAGTAGCAGTTAGCGAATATGTCACCactaaaataaattcaaattttagcaTAACTCAAATATCATGGTCCTGTAGTCACTCGGATGATAGAGATGGTGGTAATCGCCGTCGTAATAACTGGTAATGTATGAGAATGAAACACGTGCAATCGATCTATAAATGCAAGatttgaaaatttgttgttATGTCGAAAATTATAATTGGGTTATTTCAAACTGTGTGTAAATACAACGACATGTCTCACACTAAGACTGTCTTTCATGATACTTGtcagttaaaaaataaattatattaaaaaaattcggattATTTCAGATAGTTTAGAGAAATTATCacctaaacttttttttttcctgaaaatagtattaaaatgtttaaaaggagtgtgagtgttatttgtaaacaacaaaaacaaaacaaatatatttcacTAACTAGTAATTATCTCTTGATTCACACACAGacgtatacatacatatatgaaTATTCTCCTCTTATATCCCAATCATGCATGCTAAAAAAAACAGCCAATTCAGCCTTTTATGATGAGGACCCATCATTAAggtttgattaaataattaaaagttatTAGGTTGAGCAAGTTTAGTTGAACTCCACCTTTTGAGCAGTTATTACATTAAGGTAATTAATCAGCGTTAATTAATATACTTATATTTATCTTTCCAATCACGTGCTCATGTTTTTTTTTGCCCTATCGAATGAATGACTAACGAGGAAAAGAGATGCTATTCTCatgaaattatttcaatatCGTATTTAAAGATAACATTTATCAATATGTGTACACCGTTGGGTTCATTAATTTTTCATTGGATCAggcgtgtatatatatagttttgatataccGTCTGCTCACCGTGCACACCTCCGTGTTCATTTATAAGGCGATACTCATATATTGTATTTGAttaagtgtatatatatatatatatacacacacactttCCATACGCGATATACTCGTATTGGTCGTAGGAAAAAAACGTAATTCAATATTTGGAATGAATGAAAATTTCAATCAATAGAAACAAGATATTATTTCCTCGTCGTAgtatcatattttatataataatctCCATatgattctttttctttttaaaatgaatttccaTATGATtctattaatcaaataaaccagaatctaaaaaaaatattatgaagtAATATACACCAAAGTCCAAGCAATGCCACTCTCAAGAGAGATTCCCGGGGTAGCCATGCGTGGGCATAtcaatcaaatttaattattttatttatcacgATTCTCAAATAATTCTCACTgttaaacttaattaattctaaaATCCAAACTATTAATAAACAATCCACTTAATTCGTGCATTACAACTCACTGCACTGCACAATGTACAACGAAGAATCATCTTACGTCGTATTTGGATCGATGAATTCGAAGTTATGAATTTCGAAtctatttgtttatttgagTAAATTTAGTTgataatatatttcaaaatctTCAACTAGATATTTTTCGAGATTCATATACAAAGCAATTTCAAATTAGATATCCGTCGAATTCAACCCAATTTCATATTGTTGAAGCAATATGGtggagtttattttaaatatggcccttgatttgaaaattcaatattaatttaactttttatttttattttttgagaatattttaaatatatttgttaACGATTTGGGaaatgagagagagagagagagagaatcaGCTTTAGACAAATATAAAGGGACAGCTCTATCAATATGGAGTCCATACTCAGACTGTGCCAACCCATGACACCATGTCCCTTTCATTGTTCTGACAATATTACCCTTCATTTAATGTTATGAGAGGAATTTAATGTCATATTTTTCTTAAGGGTGATTCCGTCATTAAGACctctaaaattaattaattaattatacaaatttagGAGTTGCATCTGCAGTGTCAAGTTGTTTCAGTTCAACCCAACGTAGGGACAACCCCCCCTCCCctcttttatttgttttttttaaataaattaaattaaaatttttctttatatttgatAAACTATTTGTTTATAAAAAACTGTAATTATCAAacttcttatattttttttaattttttaaaaataaattaatgaaccatgattttgaattttaatgaaattaaatgAATGGGAGTTATAATTGAAAGacaaaataattattactaCATAAAAATTGGGTAACAACCTtttagaaagaaaataaaataaggtaacaacaaaatttattgttgctataatTAAATCCAACGGTTGAGGAAAATCCAGCCAACACACGTGTGAACTCCCACGCCTCAATCGAACCCTAGTTAAATGGTAACCTCGCCCGCGGGTTACACACTTTTGAACGAAAACCTTATCTTTCTACAATTGGCCTCCAAATCCATTTCCTCCTCACAGTAGAtctcttctctctctctctgtctAAAGCTATCCAGAGACTTAGAAATTACCATTGTGCCCCTCCCATGGCGTACTCTTTCCCGGAGGAGGTCCTGGAGCACGTCTTCTCGTTTCTTAACACCGACAGAGATCGGAACGCGGTTTCGTTGGTGTGCAAGTCGTGGTACGAGATCGAGCGGTGGTGCCGCCGCCGTATTTTCATTGGGAACTGCTACGCCGTCGAGCCGGAGGTGGTGATCCGGAGGTTTCCGGAGGTTAGAGCTCTGGAGATGAAGGGGAAGCCGCATTTCGCGGATTTCAACCTCGTGCCGGACGGTTGGGGTGCGTACTTCTATCCGTGGGTGGCGGCGATGTCTGTGGCCTACCCTTTACTGGAGGAGATCAAGCTGAAGCGTATGGTTGTGACGGATGAGTGTTTGGAGCTGATTTCCAAATCGTTTAAGAATTTCAAAGTCTTGGTGCTCTCATCTTGTGAGGGGTTTTCGACTGACGGTCTCGCTTCGGTTGCAGCTAGCTGCAGGTGATTAATTGGGGGAATGTAgtgttatttattgtttttttcgtTTTGCTTTGTTTATTGTCTGTTGGAGCAGCTAGTTATTTGTTGATTTTGAGTGATACTGAGCTGAATTGATGAATGAAGTTTGGATTTTTTAGCTCCGTTGAActaaagattttgattttccTGCTGTTTGTTGAGATGAACTTGCGATTTCTACGTTTCATGGAGCTAAGAGGACAGTGTTTCCCCTTCTTTTGCTAAGCCTCATTATGGACTTGCTATTTACTTTACTGCTCTCTTTACTTGAATGTAGATCGCGGTGTTACGTTTGGATTTGTTTTTTTCCCTTCCCGGAGAATGCGTGAGAAAGATCTGAATCTCTCTTTATGGTTTGTTTTCTGGCTTATATTAGTAATTTATGATTATAATCTCCTCTTGATCGGAGTTTTCTGCTGGAAGTCCATTCTATTATAAGACACTTGTTGTACTTATGGATCTTGACCGTTTTTGTGTACTGTGTTTGATTTTCTACTTCGGAGGATAACGTGTTGTTCTTTTCTTCTGAAATATTATGACTTGTATTGTTCTTTGGTGGACTATCTGTTCTTTTGACCATTGAGCAGACTGTCTTTTCCGGCAATGCCTGAGTGCTgctgaataatttttttcttttttctcataGAGTTTACTCATTATGTGGAATTTGGTTGGCTAAAACAATATGGTTCTATAACTTTGGTGATGGGGTAAAAAAATTGAGTCTACCCTTGGATCTTAGATCCTACAGAAGAAAGCAAGAAGTAGTATACTTTTTTACCTGGTTTGTGGTTGCAGGAAATGGTGAAGGAAAAGCTTTTGTTAGATGTGATTTTCATGGTATTTTTACTGATTTGTCTTTTATTCATTTCTTTATCTCAGTTTGTTCATGGAGTTTGCTCCCACTTTCCATATTTTTTTACTTAAGCGCTAAGCTATACGTAGTTTTATTCAGGTACCTTTGAAAATAACTATATCATTACATCCTGTCCTAATTTTTTGTCCTAATTTGTGGTGCATTGGTTGTGCATACTGGGAAGAGTTCAGTAATTCTCTTGAAATAGTAACTTCTGTATTCTGCAGTTTTACAAATTAACGGACAACTCCTCTCGAAAACTGCTAGAATTATATTTATTGCAACATTTCTGTTTTTTCCCTGTATCGAATAACCTTGGCTCTAATAAATTTCTATGCTCCTGGTCTTCCAAATCTGATTTCGTGTGTTATATTGCAATGCAGGAATCTCAGTGAACTTGATTTGAGGGAAAGCGAAGTAGAGGACTTGAGTGGGCATTGGCTCAGTCATTTTCCAAAAAACTGCACCTCATTGATGTCTCTTAACATGTCGTGCTTACACTCTGAGGTGAATTTCTCAACCTTGGAACGTTTGGTTTCACGTTCACCTAATCTGAAGACACTACGGCTGAATCGTGCTGTACCCCTTGAGAAGCTTCCTAATCTGCTTCGCCAATGTCCTCAGTTGGTTGAATTGGGCACTGGTGCCTATTCAGCTGAAATACGGTCTGATGTCTTTTGTAACTTGAGAGAAGCTTTTTCCGCATGTAAGAATATTAAAGCCTTGTCTGGATTTTGGGATATGGTACCAGCTTATCTTCCAGCTGTATATTCTACCTGCTCTGGAATAACAACGCTGAATTTAAGTTATGCAACAGTTCAAAGTTCTGATCTTCTCAAGCTTGTCGGTAATTGTCGAAATTTACAGCGTCTATGGGTATGTAATTCTACTTGCTTCCTATCATGCTATGCTATTAATACGCTTTAAATGCCCGATagtgaaatttaaatgattaCATATTTAGTTGTGTTGGTAGAAAGTGAAACACAGATGAATGTACTTCTTTAGTTGCAATGGTTTGAATCAGTAACTGAATATAAATACTTTGAAGCTTATGTAATCTCAATTGCTAGAGACCATTTGTTTTGTACAATTCGAAAATTTATTTGCATTATAGATATCAAATCTTGAATGTATTTGTCATGCACAGGTTCTGGATTACATTGAAGACACTGGCCTTGAAGCCCTTGCCTCATCTTGCAAGGATTTGCAGGAACTTCGTGTGTTCCCTTCAGATCCTTTTGGGGGAGAACCTAACGTATCTTTGACAGAACAGGGGCTTGTCACTGTCTCAGAGGGCTGCCCAAAGCTTCAATCTGTTCTTTACTTCTGTCGCCAGATGTCGAATGCTGCATTAGTTGCTATAGCAAGAAATCGTCCCAAGATGATACGCTTCCGATTGTGTATAATTGAGCCTCGAGCTCCTGATTACATAACCCATGAACCCCTCGATACTGGTTTTGGAGCCATTGTGGAGAACTGTAAGGAATTGCGACGCCTTTCCCTGTCCGGCCTCCTTACAGATCGAGTTTTCAAATATATTGGAACCCATGCCAATAAATTAGAGATGCTTTCTATAGCTTTTGCTGGGGATAGTGACTTGGGCCTCCATCATATATTGTCAGGGTGCGACAGCCTCCGGAAACTGGAGATCCGAGACTGTCCATTTGGGGACAAGGCACTTTTGGCCAATGCCTCCAAGCTGGAGACAATGCGATCCCTTTGGATGTCTTCTTGCTTGGTGAGCTTTGGAGCGTGCAAGCTTCTAGGTCAAATGATGCCAAAGCTCAATGTTGAAGTTATAGATGAAAGAGGTCCCCCTGTTTCAAGACCCGAAACCTGTCCTGTTGAGAAACTCTACATATACCGGACTGTTGCTGGACGAAGATTCGACATGCCTGGTTTTGTTTGGACAATGAATGAAGATTCAGAGTCGGGGTTTTCTTGATAACAAAGCTTCCGAACAAGGGAATTTCTTTGATGCAGGTACATGCAAAATCATCTGCTAATCGTCTCCAACTTCATCTATGTACACTACGGGCAGACTTGTGCTATCTTTGGGTACTCAATTATTTACATTTATTTAGAACAAAAAATGTTGTAATTTTTATTCGGTTTTCATCAATATCTCTTATTAATTGCAGAAGGCGGTGCTTTTATTTAttgatacatatacatatattacgGTAGTTCTATTACTTGTGAATTCCGACAATTTTCAACTTAGAATTTAAGAAGATTGAGAGAAGAAGAGGCATCGACTTCGGTGCCCATGTGAGAGTTGGGTGGGTGAGTGTTaccaatttttttgttaaattcaCACATACATTTATGTTACTTATATCATATGATTTTATACCTATTTTTTTATGGGCTTCCAGAACATCTGAAGACCACTTTGGTAGATACTACTACCAGCAAGTAATTGAACTCAAACTGGCACATTTTTAGATTTTAAGGAAACATAAAGGCAATTGAATGATCGAATctctataataattatattaataataaccaCACAGTCTATAATCTATCGTGTAATATTGATCCTTTCCTCCTTTTGACTGAACAGAGTGGAAAAAAGTCAGATACGGACAAATGGACAGATATTAAAATGACAGAACCCCAcacatataaaatatgtgtggtgtgtatgtatatgtgaggtaaaagaaaaagaaaagccGACCTCTGcctattcgatacagacatttCATTGGCTCGTGATTCCTTTTAACATGTAACTTTAATAAATGGTATGGGTGTGTGCAGAGCCAAATACAGTTCTCTTTTTGACGAAAAAAGGAATAAGCTAACGTGGAtttcattcatttatttatttatatatgtcatTTGATCAACTCCAACAGCAAGAAACTGAATTAGCAttatgaaagaaaaagaaactaGATTAAAAtggatggtttttttttttacatcatTTTGTCATTTCGAACGAGTTTTTTTTATCACGTTGAGCTTCGAGTGGCTAGCGTTTACATGATTGTATGATAGATAGAAGCACGAGTGTGTGTGACTAGTATCGGATATCCTCGAAAAATTTGTCTAGAAAAATTCTTGATTTCGCGGTTTGTTAATGATTAATTCAGAGAATAAGTaggataattttatttaaatcaaaaGGGTTTATTTAAGATTCATTGTTATTTTAGGTAATTGTTGTTttcagtaataataataataataataataataataataatggtagTAGTAAACATtcttatttctttattttgggaATTTGGGTGAACAAGACTTGTCTTGTCAAGAAATGTTTTTTTGTAGACCATATTCAACCAACTATGTTTTCCTCCTCTTGTTCAAACTTCAAAGACTTTCTCCAACTACTTTTGTTTACatgctaattaattatttgtatgTTACTTTAGTCTTCTTGCTGCTACCACATTCGGACATGGGGCCTGTAATAAAATAGTGCAATCCTATGCAATATTGAGTGGCGTGGGGTCAATTTAACGTTCTCCTCAGAATTTACTTACTTTTATAAATAAGAATTACAAAATTAggaatttcattttattttaatacttTTCAATTAAGTACAGAAATGAAAATCAACAAATAAACATAGTTTCCTTTCGCTCAACGTTAAATTTGGCATACAAATATATAGAGAGAAATAGATATGATTGAGGGAGAAAGATGTGTCACAGAATAAATAAAAAGCAGTGAAAAATTTGATTCTGGATTCTGACAATACGTGAGGCTTTTGGTATGTAATAATGTTTCTGAAAGAAAGCCAACATCATTTTCGAATATATTATAGATATAGTTTGAAGAGTAGTAGTTGCACTgcagctatatatatatatgtggtcTTTGAGTTATTAATGTCGAATCACACTTTGCACCAACTTGCGGACAATGAAATCTAAGGGCCCCAAAAGTAACATACTAGGCCAAACCTATGTCAAGCTTTGGAGAGAGGGAGCTTCAGCAAAAAAAGCCCAAATAGAATAAAATGGATTCCAATGtcaatgaaaatttatttattaatagttaagttttatgaaaattatagaaaaaattACATGCGAATGCTGGTTTATCTAGCAGAAGCCAAATTCCCTTGTATTGAaaagtattttaaatatattaacttCTCCAACCAAACGAACTCCATATAGTCCCAATCCCCATCCATTTGACCAAAAATAAGGAGgtgatatattaaaattgaactTTGTGGAGAGTCATCTGTCAAATTTGCGAAAAAAGGCCAAAAATAAGAGAAAAAACTACTCCAACTCCCTCACATAACTATTATTCTGCCAAAAATTCAATCATATTTCTTTCATCCTAATTCCTAAGCTGGTTTAATTTCCTAAAGTCGAAAAATTTATTCCAATCCCTTCTGTCACTATTTAGGGACATATGCTCTTAAAGTAGCAACTTCACAGTACGACGTCCACTAAGTCAGATATACATCAATGTTTCCTTTTATGTAAATCACATCtttctttttactttttttcCCCTCTATTTTCcatttaaatatgaaataagtttcaagaaaattataggGATGGTCAAAGGTAATTTATTAGACTAATTACTTTGGATTCTTTTGTTGCATATATCAATTATCATGAAGATCGATAAGGGATCTATTGGAATCCCTCCGTTGATTTCTTCTTGCATATTCTGTAAAAAGTCGGTCTGCaatcaaacaaataaattatagcTAAGAAATCTCATGATATAGCTAGTGCATGTCATGCCAAGAAACACAAAAGCAAATGATGGAATTAACAAGGATTATGTGTTCGGGTTCTTACAATGGTGCCAAGTAAACCAAGAACGACACGATGTTGCCTCAAAAAATCGCCAAAAAAAGAAGTTAGTATAATATTGTTTTAGACCCAACAACTTgctaaacaaaacaaaaacacaaGGGTTTAAACTTGATACCAAGAATGCCAAAAGCGCAGGCCAGATGATCGCCAGATAAGTGAAGTTCTTGGTTCTTGGCTTctgaattaattgaatttcaGCTTCTGAGCAAAACGATTCATTTTGTTTGACCATTATATAGGCGTGAAAGATCAGTGGGAATTGGTGTGTGTGATATTTTAGCATTGAGCTGTCtcattgatatatattttgtaattaGATGTTAATTAATGTGAATTTTGAAAGTTGAGGAAAAATGTTGTAATGGTGCATCCAATATTGATATTTGTTCTTGTATGTGAAGTCTACTCAATTTGAGGATGACgtccataaataaataaataaattaaatctagAGTCATtaatttttggcaaaaacttgtgtgatacg
The window above is part of the Primulina huaijiensis isolate GDHJ02 unplaced genomic scaffold, ASM1229523v2 scaffold24871, whole genome shotgun sequence genome. Proteins encoded here:
- the LOC140967274 gene encoding protein TRANSPORT INHIBITOR RESPONSE 1-like, coding for MAYSFPEEVLEHVFSFLNTDRDRNAVSLVCKSWYEIERWCRRRIFIGNCYAVEPEVVIRRFPEVRALEMKGKPHFADFNLVPDGWGAYFYPWVAAMSVAYPLLEEIKLKRMVVTDECLELISKSFKNFKVLVLSSCEGFSTDGLASVAASCRNLSELDLRESEVEDLSGHWLSHFPKNCTSLMSLNMSCLHSEVNFSTLERLVSRSPNLKTLRLNRAVPLEKLPNLLRQCPQLVELGTGAYSAEIRSDVFCNLREAFSACKNIKALSGFWDMVPAYLPAVYSTCSGITTLNLSYATVQSSDLLKLVGNCRNLQRLWVLDYIEDTGLEALASSCKDLQELRVFPSDPFGGEPNVSLTEQGLVTVSEGCPKLQSVLYFCRQMSNAALVAIARNRPKMIRFRLCIIEPRAPDYITHEPLDTGFGAIVENCKELRRLSLSGLLTDRVFKYIGTHANKLEMLSIAFAGDSDLGLHHILSGCDSLRKLEIRDCPFGDKALLANASKLETMRSLWMSSCLVSFGACKLLGQMMPKLNVEVIDERGPPVSRPETCPVEKLYIYRTVAGRRFDMPGFVWTMNEDSESGFS